One segment of Streptomyces sp. NBC_01463 DNA contains the following:
- a CDS encoding MarR family winged helix-turn-helix transcriptional regulator: MAERADGAPADDGAGFELPLLLFAGFRSVIDGLHRELAEQGHPDMRPAYGYALQAVGRGGSTASEIGRRLGVSKQAAGKTVEKLEALGYVERLDDPQDGRRKLVRLSPRGVDMLVRSAEGFDRLRAEWMRVLGAERVRAMEADLRAMAGPDAFRLDMAAWFNG, translated from the coding sequence ATGGCTGAGCGTGCGGACGGTGCCCCCGCCGATGACGGGGCGGGCTTCGAGCTGCCCCTGCTGCTCTTCGCCGGATTCCGTTCGGTCATCGACGGCCTGCACCGCGAACTGGCCGAGCAGGGTCACCCCGACATGCGTCCCGCGTACGGGTACGCGCTCCAGGCGGTGGGCCGGGGCGGGTCGACCGCCAGTGAGATCGGCCGGCGGCTGGGGGTGTCCAAACAGGCCGCCGGGAAGACCGTCGAGAAGCTCGAAGCCCTCGGATACGTCGAACGCCTCGACGATCCGCAGGACGGCCGCCGCAAGCTGGTCCGGCTGTCCCCGCGCGGCGTCGACATGCTGGTCCGGTCCGCCGAGGGCTTCGACCGGCTGCGCGCCGAGTGGATGCGGGTGCTCGGGGCCGAGCGCGTCCGCGCCATGGAGGCCGACCTGCGCGCCATGGCGGGACCGGACGCCTTCCGGCTCGACATGGCCGCCTGGTTCAACGGCTGA
- a CDS encoding response regulator transcription factor: MRVVLAEDLFLLRDGLVRMLEAYDFEIAAAVETGPELTRALAELKPDVAVVDVRLPPSHTDEGLQCALAARRARPGLPVLVLSQHVEQLYARELLADGNGAIGYLLKDRVFDADQFIDAVRRVAAGGTAMDPQVISQLLSRRSQDKPMGGLTPREREVMELMAQGRSNAAIASQMVITERAVAKHTSNIFGKLGLPPSDDDNRRVLAVLAYLDRG; the protein is encoded by the coding sequence TTGCGAGTTGTCCTAGCCGAAGATCTCTTCCTGCTGCGCGACGGCCTGGTCCGCATGCTGGAGGCGTACGACTTCGAGATCGCGGCCGCCGTCGAGACCGGGCCCGAACTCACCAGAGCCCTCGCCGAGTTGAAGCCGGACGTCGCTGTCGTCGACGTCCGGCTTCCGCCGTCCCACACGGACGAGGGGCTGCAGTGCGCGCTGGCCGCCCGGCGGGCCAGACCCGGCCTGCCGGTGCTCGTGCTCTCCCAGCACGTCGAGCAGTTGTACGCGCGCGAGCTGCTGGCGGACGGCAACGGTGCCATCGGTTATCTGCTCAAGGACCGGGTCTTCGACGCCGACCAGTTCATCGACGCGGTGCGCCGGGTCGCCGCCGGCGGCACCGCGATGGACCCGCAGGTCATCTCGCAGCTGCTGTCGCGGCGTTCGCAGGACAAGCCGATGGGCGGGCTGACGCCGCGCGAGCGGGAGGTCATGGAGCTGATGGCCCAGGGCCGTTCGAACGCGGCGATCGCCTCGCAGATGGTGATCACGGAGCGGGCGGTGGCCAAGCACACCTCGAACATCTTCGGGAAGCTCGGCCTGCCGCCGTCCGACGACGACAACCGCCGCGTTCTGGCCGTACTCGCCTACCTGGACCGCGGTTAG
- a CDS encoding alpha-L-fucosidase, translated as MARRTHVLSALALAAAAALVPVQATAQQSADARTGPSAAPCGAPVRPASQMTVESCDSPGRIIEKAANIVPTPGQLAWQQREVTAFTHFGMNTFTGREWGSGTEDEKLFAPKSIDADQWMRAYKAAGVEQVMLTVKHHDGFVLYPSRYTDHSVALSPGSPDVVAAYVKAARKAGLKVGLYLSPSDGAELPHAWHAEWVETIRAKQAEGKPLSLPERMALEDGDRAPAGQGRFGNGSAVTERTIPTLVPGDDRAARVRSGKLPTFKVKADDYDAYYLNQLYEIFTQYGPVEELWLDGANPWSGSGITQKYDVKQWFDMVKALSPNTVVFQGPQGVRWVGNESGVARETEWSVTPHVTDPWTGLGSLPNDSTDPDIGSRGRLLEPGINYLQWYPAEADVSNRPGWFYHPDEKPKTPAQLMDLYEKSVGRNASLLLNVPPAPDGRIAAADVASLTAYGADVRRVYGADVRKQGPGPYTFDRVAVREDIRHGQRVEKFAVEARIDGTWQRIAEGTTIGHERILPLPAAVTAGAVRVKVLESRAKPHLGATTLHLTTAR; from the coding sequence ATGGCACGACGCACCCATGTGCTCAGCGCGCTCGCACTGGCGGCGGCCGCCGCGCTCGTCCCCGTACAGGCCACGGCGCAGCAGTCCGCGGACGCCCGGACCGGACCGTCGGCCGCTCCGTGCGGCGCGCCCGTGAGACCCGCTTCGCAGATGACCGTCGAGTCCTGCGACAGCCCCGGCCGGATCATCGAGAAGGCGGCGAACATCGTCCCCACACCGGGACAGCTCGCCTGGCAGCAGCGGGAGGTCACCGCCTTCACGCACTTCGGGATGAACACCTTCACCGGCCGCGAGTGGGGTTCCGGCACGGAGGACGAGAAGCTCTTCGCGCCGAAGAGCATCGACGCCGACCAGTGGATGCGCGCCTACAAGGCCGCGGGCGTCGAACAGGTCATGCTCACGGTCAAGCACCACGACGGGTTCGTCCTCTACCCGAGCCGCTACACCGATCACTCGGTCGCCCTCAGCCCCGGCAGCCCCGATGTCGTCGCCGCCTATGTGAAGGCCGCCCGCAAGGCGGGCCTCAAGGTCGGCCTCTACCTCTCGCCCTCCGACGGCGCCGAACTCCCGCACGCCTGGCACGCCGAGTGGGTCGAGACCATCCGCGCCAAGCAGGCCGAGGGCAAGCCGCTGAGCCTGCCCGAGCGGATGGCGCTGGAGGACGGCGACCGCGCCCCGGCCGGCCAAGGCCGCTTCGGCAACGGCAGCGCCGTCACCGAGCGCACCATCCCCACCCTCGTCCCCGGTGACGACCGCGCCGCCCGGGTGCGGAGCGGCAAGCTGCCCACCTTCAAGGTGAAGGCCGACGACTACGACGCGTACTACCTGAACCAGCTGTACGAGATCTTCACCCAGTACGGCCCGGTCGAGGAACTCTGGCTGGACGGCGCCAACCCCTGGTCCGGCTCCGGCATCACCCAGAAGTACGACGTCAAGCAGTGGTTCGACATGGTCAAGGCGCTGTCGCCGAACACCGTCGTCTTCCAGGGCCCGCAGGGCGTCCGCTGGGTAGGGAACGAGTCAGGCGTCGCCCGGGAGACCGAGTGGAGCGTCACCCCGCACGTCACCGACCCGTGGACGGGCCTCGGCAGCCTCCCCAACGACTCCACCGACCCCGACATCGGGTCCAGGGGCAGGCTCCTCGAACCGGGCATCAACTACCTCCAGTGGTACCCGGCCGAGGCCGACGTCTCCAACCGGCCCGGCTGGTTCTACCACCCCGACGAGAAGCCCAAGACCCCCGCGCAGCTGATGGACCTGTACGAGAAGAGCGTCGGCCGCAACGCCTCGCTCCTGCTCAACGTCCCGCCCGCGCCGGACGGCCGGATCGCCGCCGCTGACGTCGCGTCCCTGACCGCCTACGGCGCCGACGTGCGCCGGGTCTACGGCGCCGACGTGCGCAAGCAGGGCCCCGGCCCGTACACCTTCGACCGGGTCGCCGTCCGCGAGGACATCCGGCACGGACAGCGGGTGGAGAAGTTCGCGGTCGAGGCCCGGATCGACGGAACGTGGCAGCGGATCGCGGAGGGCACCACCATCGGGCACGAGCGGATCCTGCCGCTGCCCGCGGCCGTCACGGCCGGCGCGGTCCGGGTCAAGGTGCTGGAATCCAGGGCGAAGCCGCACCTGGGCGCCACCACCCTGCACCTCACCACCGCGCGCTAA